In Passer domesticus isolate bPasDom1 unplaced genomic scaffold, bPasDom1.hap1 HAP1_SCAFFOLD_309, whole genome shotgun sequence, the sequence ATCTCGGCCAAcgcgggggggggagggggtcGGGGGGGGggccctcccctccccccccccggCGGGACGGCGAGCGCCGCCCCTCCCCCCTACTCGTACGGCTGGAGCTTCTACTTCGGCGGCGTCTCCTTCATCCTGGCCGAGGCCATCGGCGTCCTCGCCGTCAACCTCTACATCGAGCGCCACCGCAAGGCCCCTccccccccgccgcccgcccctccccccccgcccccgccgcgcgccgcccctcccccacccccggCCCTGCCGCGGCCCCCgcccccccgcgccgccgctcGCGCTCGGGCTCGCGCTCCAGCGGCAAGTCACGTgacccctcccctcccccccccccacccagcagcagcagcgcggGAAATCCGCCTCGTCCTCCCCTCCCCCGCGCACCCCGAGATCTCCATGTTCACCCTCAGCCGGCCCgcggggggaggggcggccGGGGAAGGGCCCCTCCcccccgctgccgccccgccccctcccccgGGGGctccgcccctcccccacccggCGGGGGGCGCCGCCCGGCACGCCCggcgcccctcccccacccggCGGGCCCTTCCTGACGCTGcagggggggggaggggccgaGACCCCCCGGGGGGGGCACCGGGACCCTCAACAGGAGAACCACGCCCGTCTAGGGGAACAACCCCAAAATGCCCCgaaattcaccccaaattcaCCCGAAATTCACCCCGGGAGTCATCAGAAATCAGCCCAAAATTCAGCCCCAAAATTCGtcaaaaatcagcaaaaaataccccaaaattaaCCCAAGATTCATCCAAAATTCAGCCGAAATCagccaaaattcaccccaaaatcgcCCGAAATCAGCCCAAAATTGCACCGAAATTCGTCAAAAAATTCACCCGAAATCAgacaaaaaatattcaaaaattcatccagaattcaccccaaaaattcacccaaaatcaGCGCAAAATTCACCCTAAAATTAATCAAAAATTCATcagaattcaccccaaaattcatcaaaagtcaccccaaaaccagcccaaaatatctcaaaatcaccccaaaattaacccaaaattcatccaaaaaatcacctcaaaatTCACTGAAAATTGATCAAAATTCCgtccaaaattccccaaattcaccccaaaaatccaccaggacctccccaaaatcctccccaagACCCCAAAATCAGGGTCCCAAAATTCGCCTTTTTTAGggaaaattcccccaaattttccatCCCTGGTGGGTCCcaaaaaatcctcatttttgGAGCCCCAAAATCATcaaatttttgggggaaaattccccaaatttcccctcccTGGTGGGTCCAAAAATCGCCTTTTTTtaccttcccccccccccttttttccccttttttaacttttttttggtccttttttcccctttttttcactttttcttgttatttttccattttttctatttttttaacattttccccttttcttgtcctttttgccccattttttgctttttgccccatttttttgccttttttcccccattttcccccattttccccatttttccccattttttgtcttttttccccatttttccccatttttttgcctttttttccccattttttcccaattttttttgcctttttcccccattttttccaattttttcccattttcccccatttttttctccattttttcccattttttcccctttttcccattttttcccatttttcccattttttcccctttttccattttttcccatttttcccattttttcccattttttcccatttttcccattttttgccccattttgcccctcccccccaacccccggggggtcccagtGCCTTAAAGGGGGGggggctgggacccccgggGTGCCCccaccagtacagaccagtataaaccagtatggaccagtacaaaccagtagggaccagtataaaccagtctGGACCAGtctggaccagtataaaccagtacggaccagtataaaccagtataaaccagtttGGACCAGTCTGGACCaatataaaccagtataaaccaatACAGACCAGTctggaccagtacagaccagtatgaaccagtacggaccagcaTGGACCAGTTTGGACCAGTATCCCCCATTTCCCTGGACCAGTAGGACCAGTTTGGACCAGTTTGGACCAGTTTTGGACCAGTTTGGACCAGTTCCCTGCCTGATACAGGACCAGTAACCCCATTTCCCTGGAGCAATCTGGACCAGTTTTGGACCAGTAAATCCCAGTTTCCCTGGACCAGTTTGGACCAGTCCAGACCAGTTCACTGCCTGATATGGGACCAGTATCCCCCAGTTACCCCAGACCAGTTTGGACCAGTAATTCCCAGTTTCCCTGGAGCAATCTGGACCAGTTTGGACCAGTAAATCCCAGTTTCGTTGGACCAGTTTGGACCAGTATCCCCCATTTCCCTGGACCAATCTGGACCAGTAAATCCCAGTTCCCTGGACCAGTCTGGACCAGTTTGGACCAGTGTCCCCCAGTTtcatcccagtttgtcccacTTTGGACCAGTAAATCCCAGTTTGTCCCACTTTGGACCAGTAaatcccagtttgtcccagtttgtcccagtttggACCAGTTTGGACCAGTTTCCCTGGTCCCCTTcgtcccagttcatcccagtctgtcccagtccattcccactGCCCTGGGGGGGGCTGGGATCGTTGGgagcccccccggccccgcccctttCCCCAAGCCCCGCCCATTCCAGCCCCTCCCACCCAAACCCCGCCCCCTGTCAGCTCAGACCACGCCCCCTCTCCGTCCTGGGCGTGGCCACGCCCAATCAGCGATCAAACCACGCCCCCGGCGCGGTGGCCACGCCCCGTCACTAAGCCCCGCCCCTCCAGGCCCAAGCCCCGCCCCCGGCCTGGATCCGCCCCCCGCATGCCAATTTTTACGGGAATTTCGCTGTTTCCAATAAAAACCACGCGAGAAAAGCGGGAATTGGGGgggaggggaaatttgggggcgttttgggggaaatttggggaattttgtgggaattcggggccattttggggaattttggggaattttgggggaattcggggccattttggggaattttggacAATTTTGGGcgaaattttggggaatttgggaacatctggggaaattttgggaattttgtgtcattttggagaaaatttggggaatttgtgAAAATTCGGGGccattttgggggaaaatatggggaattttgtgggaatttggggccatttttgggaaaatttggggaattttgtgggaatttggggacatttgggggaaatttggggaattttgggggaattcggggccattttggggaaattttggggaattttgtggcattttggggaaaatgtggggaattttgtgggaattcggggccattttgggggaaatttggggaattttgtgaaaattcagagacattttagggaaattttggggaattttgtgggaatttggggacatttggggaaattttgagaattttttggcattttggggaaaatgtggggaattttgtgggaatttgggggCCATTTGGGGTTTTCAGACcaattttaggaatttttcGGGAATTTTGTGgagttttggggggggggtccagagccattttgggaattttggggccattttgggattattttgtgtgaattttgggattattttgtcattttggggccattttttgggaatttggggaatttgggacaattttggggtcattttatgggaatttgggggtttggggcaattttggggcTCTTTTTTAACAATTTCGGGAATTTGGGGCAATTTCGGGGGTCATGTTGTGGAAATTTAGgaattttgggtcattttgggttCGTTTTGTGAGGATTTTTTGGAATTTGGGAggtttggggccattttggggccattttgggacatttgggacccCGAAAGGACCCGCCGAACCGCAGGACACCTCATTAATATTAATAAGCCTCATTAATATTAATACGAGCACAGCAAAACGCCAATCAAAGCGTGAAGACCCGCCCCTTTACCGAGTTCCGCTTGCCATTGGCTGAGATAGCTGTCAATCACACCAAAACCACGCTGCCCCGCCTTTCTCCATCCTGATTGGCTAAAACCGCTGCCAATCAAACCACCGCGCCTTCTCATTCGTTAGCGCATtactccctccctccttctcctcccatTGGCCATCCCGCCCGTCACTCACGCCCAGCGCGGCGCTGATTGGCTGCAGCGGCGCTGGGGGGCGGGAGCCGCCGTGTGGCGGAGCCGGAGCGGGCCCGggccccggcggggcgggcggagcgggcggagcggagcggccgCGGCCCAGCGGCCCCGGGCCCGCCATGGAGGACGGAGTGTACGGTGAGGCCGCTGAGGGCGGCGGGAACCGGCGGGACCGGGCGGGACCGGGGAGGAACCGGGGAGGGAGCGGGGAGGGACCGGGGCCGGGCGGGAAAGGCGTGAGGGGAATGGCGGGGGGGGTTCGTGAGGCGGCGGGCCAATGGCGGCGCGAGGAGCGGTCACGTGATGGGCGCGGCGGGAAAAGGGGCGGGATGGGTCACGTGGGTGGGCGGGGCTAATCGCGGGGGTGGAGTCAGCAGCCATGAGGGCGATGTGGCCACGCCCCCTTTTGATGTGGCCACGCCCCGTTCATAACAAGTCACGCCCTTTTCATCAAGCCACGCCCTCTTTATTGCAAGCCACGCCCAGTCACCAATGCAAATTAGGCCACACCCCTTTGAAAATGAGCCACTTGTGATTGGCAAAGGCCACGCCCCTTTAGCCCCGACCACGCCCAACTCCTTTATATGGAAAAGGGGCGTGACCAATGGGGCGAGGTGCTAAAATTTGAGTGAGGGGGCGGGGCTTGATCGGAGAAGGGGCGTGGCCAAGGAAAATGTGGACAGGTGTGAAATGGGCGTGGCCGGGTGCGATATGGGCATGGTCGGAATGGTGTGGGCGTGGCCAGGTGTGGTGTGGGCGTGGCCAGGGAGGTGTCACTGTGGCCAATGGTGATGTGGGCGTGGCTAGGTGTGAAGTGGGCGTGGTTAATGAGGTGTGGGCGTGGCCAGTGACCCAAATCCTCCAGATTTGAGCTCCTGGGGGGGGTTCAAAGAAGGAAGAGGCGGGGCCAGGTGGGCACggggtgtgcccaggtgtgatGTGGGCGTGGTCATGGAGGTGTGGGCGTGGTCAGGTGCGAAGTGGGCGTGGCCAGGGAATCCCCCAGATTTGAGTTCCTGGGGGGGTTCAAACAAGGACAAGTTGGGGCCAGGGGGCacgggcagtgcccaggtgtgtccaggtgtgAAGTGGGCGTGGCCAGGTGCGAAGTGGGCGTGGTCAGGGACCCAAATCCCCCAGATTTGAGTTCCTGGGGGGGTTCAAACAAGGACAAGTTGGGGCCAGGTGAGCCAggggtgtgcccaggtgtgtccaggtgtgAAGTGGGCGTGGCCAGGGAGCTGTGGGCGTGGCCAGGGACCCAATCCCCCAGATTTGAGCTCCTGGGGGGGTTCAAATAAGGAAGAGGCGgggccaggtgtgcccaggtgtgcacgGGGTGTGCCCAGCTGTACCAGGggggtgcccaggtgtgcccaggtgtgatGTGGGCGTGGCCAGGGATCCAAATATCCCCGGAATGCCCCAGATTTGAGCTCCTGGGGGGGTTCAAACAAGGACAAGGAGGGGCCGGGTGGGCACggggtgtgcccaggtgtgccaggtgtgccagtgtgcccaggtgtggcAGCCGTGGCAGCCCGGCGCGCTCAGTGCCCCCAGACCTGTCCCCGGAGGAGCGGCGGGAGCTGGAGTCGATCCGGCGCCgcaagcaggagctgctgggcgaGATCCAGCGGCCTGCGCGACGAGCTCAGCGAGGCCATCAGCGAGGTCGAGGGGCTCGAGGCCAACGAGGGCAGGTCAGGCGCCCCGAAATGTCCtgaaacagccccaaaacagccccaaaacagccccaaaatgtcctgaaacagccccaaaacacaCCCCAAAACACAGCCAAAATATGCTGAATGGTcacaaaatagccccaaaatgtCCTGAAACGGGCCCAAAACAgcccccaaaacagcccaaaaacagccccaaaacacaGCCAAAATATCCTGAAACGGTCACAAAAATATCCctaaaatagccccaaaatagccccaaaatgtCCTGAAGCAGACCCAAAAATAGCAACAAAATGTCCTGAAATGGTCacaaaaatagccccaaaacagccccaaaatgtCCTGAAACAGGCCCAAAACATGGCCAAAACACAGCCAAAATATGCTGAAACGGTCACAAAAATATCCCctaaaatagccccaaaatagccccaaaatgtcctgaaatggtcacaaaaatagccccaaaatgtcctgaaacagccccaaaacacTCCCCAAAAATGCAGGCGAAATGTCCTGAAACGGTCACAAAAATATCCctaaaatagccccaaaatatccccaaaatagccccaaaatgtcctgaaacagccccaaaacacTCCCCAAAACACACCCCAAAACACAGCCAAAATATGCTGAATGGGTCacaaaaatagccccaaaatgtcctgaaacaggcccaaaacagccccaaaacagccccaaaacacaGCCAACATATCCTGAAAT encodes:
- the LOC135292361 gene encoding basic proline-rich protein-like, with product PPPGGTASAAPPPYSYGWSFYFGGVSFILAEAIGVLAVNLYIERHRKAPPPPPPAPPPPPPPRAAPPPPPALPRPPPPRAAARARARAPAASHVTPPLPPPHPAAAAREIRLVLPSPAHPEISMFTLSRPAGGGAAGEGPLPPAAAPPPPPGAPPLPHPAGGAARHARRPSPTRRALPDAAGGGRGRDPPGGAPGPSTGEPRPSRGTTPKCPEIHPKFTRNSPRESSEISPKFSPKIRQKSAKNTPKLTQDSSKIQPKSAKIHPKIARNQPKIAPKFVKKFTRNQTKNIQKFIQNSPQKFTQNQRKIHPKINQKFIRIHPKIHQKSPQNQPKISQNHPKINPKFIQKITSKFTEN